DNA sequence from the Alphaproteobacteria bacterium genome:
AAAAGCCATCTCAAGATCAAAGATGATGAATAGGATAGCGACCAGATAGAATCGGACATCGAAACGGCCACGCGTATCGTCAAACGGCTCAAACCCGCATTCGTAGGCGGAAAGCTTTTCGCTATCCGGATTCTGCTGCGCTGCCACGTATGACGCCAGCACGACCGCCATGGCCAGACCGGCAGCGATGCCGAGAAAGATGAGAATCGGCAAATATTCAGCGAGCATCGCCTGTGCCTTATAGGCCGTCCCAAACAGCCTGACGCAAGGCGCCCTGACCCGGGGCCTCAGGGGGGGGTGAATTGGCGCTCGAACTATAGAACTCCCAAAGCTGGAAAGCAAAGAAATCCAGGCGTTTTTTTGCTCTTTTTGACTATCGATCAGGATGCGACGAAGTTGTTCTTCCTGCCGCTCCAATTGCGCTTACAATCGGGGGATAGCATTGCGAAATAGCTCGATGCTGACAGCCATCGTGGAGTTCCAACTTTGGATGCGGTTCAGAGGAGCATCGCCTCCGGCATGCCCTTAAACAACGCTTGCCACCCTGATCTGTATGGTCTGTCATGAACAGACAATATGGCCCGGTCGCAAGGCAAAGCCACTGATATAATAGGGATAATGGCGGGAGTGACGGGACTCGAACCCGCGGCCTCTGGCGTGACAGGCCAGCGCTCTAAAACCAACTGAGCTACACCCCCAAGCCAGTGACCGGTCTGTACGCGAGCCTCCGCGACCTGTCAAGGAAAGCAGATTAGTCCTCGCGTCTTTGCTCGCAACCTTGTCGTTATCCAACAGAATCCGATGCGCAGCGCTCAAAGAAAAGCGATCAAGTCAAGCAAGCTAGAGAAGCAGCGTCGCCGAAATTAAATACGCGTGGCTGGTCATACCCAGTGTCCCACGTGCAGCCACAAGGCATCGACCGCGATCACCAGAGAGGAGCTAGACATCGCCGCAGTGGCGACCAACAGCGTGACGAAGCTGGCGATGCCCTGTAACATATGATCACGCGAGCGCTCACCACGCCGTCATTTTAGGCTCACCTTCGAGCGTACTGGCCACCGGATATACGGCGTTAATACTTACGCCACGCTGGATCAAGAGATGGCACCGATAACTGTTAGTACGGAAACCACACCGCCATAAAAGCGAACATCATCATCGATGCTACGGCCAATTGTAACACGGCTAATCGCGACATCTAGGAACAGCAATGAGTTGCTTGTCGAAAATACTTCAGATCCGATAAGAGACTTTTCACTTCGGACGAGTCAATTCCAAAACTGCGGAGCAAACCACGTATGCTACGAAAATGCCGCCTTAACGTAGGTTGCAATTAAACCGCGATTTCGAAACACCGCCCATCGTGCCTAATTATATCGTCTCAGCTCCAGCTTAGCTATCTGGTTGCGGTGCACTTCGTCGGGACCATCGGCAAGGCGCAGAGTACGCGAATGCGCGTAAGCCAGAGCCAGCCCAAAGTCCTCTGTTACGCCGGCGCCGCCGTGCGCTTGGATGGCCCAATCGACCACCTTGCAAGTCATGTTGGGGGCCGCGACCTTAATCATTGCGATTTCCTGGCGCGCCTCCTTGTTGCCAACCGTGTCCATCTTGTAAGCGGCGTTGAGCACCAGCAGGCGAACCTGGTCGATCATGATTCGTGCCTCGGCAACGCGCTCCTGGGTGACGGTCTGCTCGGAGACCGGCTTGCCGAACGCGATACGCGATTTGGCACGCTTGCACATTCGCTCCAAGGCGCGCTCGGCAACGCCTATCTGGCGCATGCAATGATGAATGCGGCCCGGGCCAAGGCGACCCTGCGCAATTTCAAAGCCACGGCCTTCGCCAAGCAGGATATTCGATGCCGGCACACACACATCTTTGAAGTCCACCTCGGCATGGCCGTGGGGCGCATCGTCATAGCCGAAAACCGGCAACGCACGAACCACCTCGATACCGGGCGTATCCATCGGTACCACGATCATCGACTGCTGCTTGTGCCGGTTGGAATTGGTCGGATCGGTCTTACCCATGAAGATGAGCACCTTGCAGCGCGGATCTGGCGCACCAGACGTCCACCATTTGCGGCCGTTGATGACATATTTGTCGCCGTCACGCTCGATGCGCGCCTCAATGTTGGTGGCGTCGGACGAAGCCACGGCCGGCTCGGTCATGGCAAAGGCCGAGCGGATCTCGCCGGCGAGAAGCGGCTCTAGCCATTTCTTCTTGAGGGCTGCGTTGCCGTAGCGCTCAAGCACCTCCATGTTGCCCGTATCGGGCGCCGAGCAATTGAATACTTCGGGCGCGTATGGGGAGCGGCCCATGATCTCGCATAAGGGCGCATATTCGAGGTTTGTCAGCCCTGCCCCGCGATCCGATTCCGGCAGGAACAGATTCCACAGATCAGCCGCACGCGCCTTGGCCTTAAGCTCGTCGATCAGGGGCGCATGCTGCCAGCGATCACCCTCGTTGTTTTGGCGCATGATCTCATCCTCGTTTGGATAGATATGCTGGTCCATGAACGCGGAGATGCGTTCCTGTAGCGCTTTAACCTTGTCCGAATACTCGAAGTCCATGTGATACCCTCGTTCGATAAGCATGCTGCATCCGCAGCTTTTTCCTGCCTTACATTCAGCGACCCAACCGACAGGACCGAACCCAGCTTGAGTGAGCCTAGGACTCGATTTCCGACTCGTCCGCCTCTTCCGCGGGCGGGACATCGCCCTGCCCCTCGACCTTCTTTTGTTCGGCGCGCTCTGCTTTTAGCGCTGCCCGCGCGGCCTTCTTTGCCGCCTTGGACCGCTCACGTTCCATGCGTTCGAATCTGTAATTTGGCTTGCGAGCCATCGAAATCCTTTCCTTGCTGCCGTATTGCGCCATGTGGGCCGTTTCCCGGAAGGTCGTCGCGCTACCGGGCGCCCCGATACTGGCAAACCAGCGCAGCAAAGTCACGGGGGGCGGCATAGGACCAAGCAGAAATTTTCTGCAACCCTTTGTCGTTTATGACAACAGCTTGGTGCAATATAGTGCACCCTTACCATCTCGCAGTATGGACCAGTCGATGGGGGCTAATCACAGCCGTCTGGCATACGAATCGACAACGGTT
Encoded proteins:
- a CDS encoding NADH-quinone oxidoreductase subunit A, producing the protein MLAEYLPILIFLGIAAGLAMAVVLASYVAAQQNPDSEKLSAYECGFEPFDDTRGRFDVRFYLVAILFIIFDLEMAFLFPWAVALQDIGTFGFWSMMIFLGVLTIGFVYEWRKGALEWE
- a CDS encoding acyl-CoA dehydrogenase family protein, with the protein product MDFEYSDKVKALQERISAFMDQHIYPNEDEIMRQNNEGDRWQHAPLIDELKAKARAADLWNLFLPESDRGAGLTNLEYAPLCEIMGRSPYAPEVFNCSAPDTGNMEVLERYGNAALKKKWLEPLLAGEIRSAFAMTEPAVASSDATNIEARIERDGDKYVINGRKWWTSGAPDPRCKVLIFMGKTDPTNSNRHKQQSMIVVPMDTPGIEVVRALPVFGYDDAPHGHAEVDFKDVCVPASNILLGEGRGFEIAQGRLGPGRIHHCMRQIGVAERALERMCKRAKSRIAFGKPVSEQTVTQERVAEARIMIDQVRLLVLNAAYKMDTVGNKEARQEIAMIKVAAPNMTCKVVDWAIQAHGGAGVTEDFGLALAYAHSRTLRLADGPDEVHRNQIAKLELRRYN